A window of Actinobacillus suis ATCC 33415 contains these coding sequences:
- a CDS encoding terminase large subunit, whose protein sequence is MTIWNDYAKAVKNGEIVACKRIKQAVNRYFADLDNPNYYFDSEIVERFLKFSKVCPHVKGHLRGKAIELSDWQVFLFANILGFKYRATGLRKYRSAYIQVARKNAKSTVAAVLANWFLVMEKGQQDIYTAAVSRDQARIVFDDARQMAVLSKPLKKRVQIQQHKMIYPQNNSLMRPLAAKSSTIEGTNPSLAIVDEYHLHPDNSVYSALELGQGARPEGLLFAITTARSNTISACKQHYDYCCQILDGNEQNESIFIMIFELDDENEVDDPSQWIKANPNIGKSIPFQDFENTIAKARGIPSEWVEMLTKRFNVWCNGSTPWLGEGNWKACERSYQETDLHGKECYMGLDLSSTNDLTSICYVFPMPTGKVRTITRHYIPEYQLQNVANKNRAIYRQWERMGWLRVTGGDCIDYDRIRDDILKDSGIFNIKMIGFDVWNATHLRTQLQGAGLEVEPFPQTYQRFSPVAKSAEVLINRQMIEHNGDPILSWALSNVVMEMDANANIKPNKKKSANKIDPAIAFLMAVGTYQLEYGDLAFEMSDEQRKLLDSFTGVDI, encoded by the coding sequence AAAATGGCGAAATTGTTGCTTGTAAACGCATAAAACAAGCCGTAAATCGCTATTTTGCGGACTTAGATAACCCTAATTATTACTTTGATAGTGAAATTGTAGAACGTTTTTTAAAGTTTTCTAAGGTATGTCCGCACGTAAAAGGACACTTAAGAGGAAAAGCGATCGAGCTTTCAGATTGGCAGGTATTTCTATTCGCTAATATTTTAGGCTTTAAATATCGTGCTACCGGTTTGAGGAAATATCGTTCCGCTTATATTCAAGTTGCCCGGAAAAATGCTAAATCAACGGTGGCCGCCGTGCTTGCTAATTGGTTTCTTGTAATGGAAAAAGGTCAGCAAGATATTTACACCGCAGCTGTAAGCCGTGATCAAGCCCGAATCGTCTTTGATGATGCCCGACAAATGGCGGTATTAAGTAAACCGCTTAAAAAGCGAGTACAGATTCAACAACACAAAATGATTTATCCGCAAAATAACAGCCTAATGCGACCGCTTGCGGCGAAGTCGTCCACGATTGAAGGCACAAACCCAAGCCTTGCGATTGTGGACGAATACCACTTACACCCCGACAACAGCGTTTATAGTGCGTTGGAATTAGGGCAAGGGGCAAGACCCGAAGGGCTTTTATTTGCGATAACAACCGCCAGAAGTAATACGATTTCCGCCTGTAAACAGCATTATGATTACTGTTGCCAAATATTAGACGGTAATGAACAAAACGAAAGTATTTTCATCATGATCTTTGAACTGGACGATGAAAACGAAGTGGACGACCCTAGCCAATGGATAAAAGCAAATCCCAATATCGGTAAATCTATTCCTTTCCAAGACTTTGAAAACACCATAGCGAAAGCACGTGGGATTCCGTCCGAATGGGTAGAAATGCTCACTAAACGCTTTAATGTATGGTGTAACGGTTCTACACCGTGGTTAGGCGAAGGAAACTGGAAAGCGTGCGAAAGAAGCTATCAAGAAACGGATTTACACGGTAAAGAATGTTATATGGGCTTAGACCTTTCCAGTACAAATGACCTTACTAGTATTTGTTACGTGTTCCCAATGCCAACCGGCAAAGTACGAACTATTACACGCCATTACATACCGGAATATCAATTACAGAATGTGGCCAATAAAAACCGGGCCATTTACCGACAATGGGAGCGTATGGGGTGGTTACGAGTAACCGGCGGCGATTGTATCGACTATGACCGGATTAGAGATGATATTTTAAAAGATAGTGGCATTTTCAATATAAAAATGATTGGTTTTGACGTATGGAACGCTACACACTTACGCACCCAATTACAGGGAGCAGGATTAGAAGTAGAGCCGTTTCCTCAAACCTATCAACGATTTAGCCCGGTGGCAAAATCTGCTGAGGTACTCATCAATCGCCAAATGATAGAACACAACGGCGATCCTATTCTATCGTGGGCATTATCTAACGTGGTAATGGAAATGGATGCGAATGCCAATATCAAACCGAACAAAAAGAAATCGGCGAATAAAATTGACCCGGCAATTGCTTTTTTAATGGCGGTGGGTACGTATCAATTAGAGTACGGAGATTTAGCTTTTGAAATGTCAGATGAACAACGAAAATTATTAGATTCATTCACAGGAGTAGATATTTAA
- a CDS encoding HK97-gp10 family putative phage morphogenesis protein, whose product MSVKITGLKEIQANMKKIEKQLQKETGKAIRKSLNAGAKELKSAVKPYIPVLGSSTNFRQKGTVKNNLRHNTKIAKDGMSGKTIVRIRRAGKKRMARIGENTRDRTDPFYWYLLDQGTSKMKGQHFLQKGESAGRARALNTVRNKFYEEMKNVIK is encoded by the coding sequence ATGAGTGTGAAAATAACCGGCTTAAAAGAAATTCAAGCCAATATGAAGAAAATAGAAAAACAGTTGCAAAAAGAAACAGGGAAAGCGATTCGTAAAAGCCTGAATGCAGGAGCAAAAGAACTAAAAAGCGCAGTTAAGCCTTATATTCCTGTTCTTGGTTCAAGCACTAATTTTCGACAAAAAGGCACAGTAAAAAATAACTTGCGGCACAATACTAAGATAGCCAAAGACGGGATGAGCGGGAAGACGATAGTTAGAATTAGACGAGCTGGAAAAAAACGGATGGCCAGAATAGGAGAAAATACCCGTGATCGTACAGACCCATTCTACTGGTACTTGCTAGATCAAGGTACAAGCAAAATGAAAGGGCAGCATTTTTTACAAAAAGGTGAAAGTGCAGGAAGAGCCCGAGCATTAAATACAGTCAGAAATAAATTTTATGAAGAAATGAAAAACGTAATAAAGTAG